From Permianibacter aggregans, a single genomic window includes:
- the pnp gene encoding polyribonucleotide nucleotidyltransferase codes for MNPISKSFQFGDHRVTLETGAIARQATGAVMVNMNDTVVLVTAVAKTEADPKKDFFPLTVHYQEKFYAGGRIPGGFQKREGRPSENETLVSRLIDRPIRPLFPEGFLNEIQIVATVLSINPEVTPDIPAIIGASAALALSGAPFMGPIGAARVGYKDGQYLLNPSNKALADSKLDLVVAGTKSAVLMVESEAHELSEEVMLGAVMFGHQAQQVAIAAIEEFAKEAGKPRWDWKAPEPNTALIEAVKAEAQAGLTAAYQIADKQARYAAVGELRDAVVAKLATGEESAPSADEVKKIFGDLEYRTVRDRIVSGAPRIDGRDHDMIRAISVAAGVLPRTHGSAIFTRGETQAIVAVTLGTEKDGQIIDSPTGESKDLFMLHYNFPPFSVGETGMMTGPKRREIGHGRLAKRGVLAMMPKFADFPYSVRVVSEITESNGSSSMASVCGSSLALMDAGVPLKAPVAGIAMGLVKEGNRFVVLSDILGDEDHLGDMDFKVAGSEAGITALQMDIKIDGITREIMEVALHQAKAGRLHILSVMNEAINTARPDISEFAPRIHTMKIDPEKIREVIGKGGTVIRSITEETGTSIEIQDDGTIRIAAVSGDQAKAAIERIKSITAEIEEGQVFEGTVVRLADFGAFVNIAPGKDGLVHISQITNQRVEKVGDYLKEGQVVKVKVLEVDKQGRIRLSMKALMEEGNA; via the coding sequence GTGAATCCAATTAGCAAAAGCTTTCAATTCGGTGACCATCGCGTCACGTTAGAAACCGGTGCCATCGCCCGTCAGGCGACCGGTGCCGTCATGGTCAATATGAATGACACGGTTGTTCTGGTCACAGCCGTCGCCAAAACCGAAGCCGATCCGAAGAAGGATTTCTTCCCGCTGACCGTGCATTACCAGGAAAAATTCTACGCCGGCGGCCGTATCCCCGGTGGTTTCCAGAAGCGCGAAGGTCGTCCGTCCGAGAACGAAACGCTGGTGTCGCGTCTGATCGACCGTCCGATTCGTCCGCTGTTTCCGGAAGGCTTCCTGAACGAAATCCAGATCGTCGCCACCGTGCTGTCTATCAACCCGGAAGTGACGCCGGACATTCCAGCCATCATCGGTGCCTCGGCCGCCTTGGCGCTGTCCGGTGCCCCGTTCATGGGCCCAATCGGCGCTGCCCGCGTCGGTTACAAAGACGGCCAATACCTGCTGAACCCAAGCAACAAAGCCTTGGCTGATTCCAAGCTGGATCTGGTTGTCGCCGGCACCAAGAGCGCCGTGCTGATGGTCGAATCGGAAGCCCATGAGCTGTCCGAAGAAGTGATGCTCGGCGCCGTCATGTTTGGTCACCAGGCCCAACAGGTCGCTATTGCTGCCATCGAAGAATTTGCCAAAGAAGCTGGCAAACCACGTTGGGACTGGAAGGCGCCGGAACCGAACACGGCATTGATCGAAGCGGTCAAAGCCGAAGCCCAGGCCGGTCTGACCGCCGCATACCAAATCGCTGACAAGCAAGCACGCTATGCCGCCGTTGGCGAGCTGCGTGATGCCGTGGTTGCCAAGCTGGCTACCGGCGAAGAAAGCGCACCAAGCGCTGACGAAGTGAAGAAAATCTTCGGCGACTTGGAGTATCGCACCGTCCGTGACCGCATCGTTTCCGGTGCGCCGCGTATCGATGGTCGCGACCATGACATGATCCGCGCGATCAGCGTTGCCGCTGGTGTGCTGCCACGTACCCACGGTTCGGCGATTTTCACCCGCGGTGAAACCCAGGCCATCGTTGCCGTTACACTCGGCACCGAAAAAGACGGTCAGATCATCGATTCGCCAACCGGTGAAAGCAAAGATCTGTTCATGCTGCACTACAACTTCCCGCCATTCTCGGTCGGCGAAACCGGCATGATGACTGGTCCTAAGCGTCGCGAAATCGGCCATGGCCGTTTGGCCAAACGCGGCGTATTGGCGATGATGCCGAAGTTCGCCGACTTCCCGTACTCGGTCCGCGTCGTTTCCGAGATCACCGAGTCGAACGGTTCCTCGTCGATGGCTTCCGTTTGCGGTTCCTCGTTGGCGCTGATGGACGCCGGTGTGCCGTTGAAAGCACCAGTCGCCGGTATCGCCATGGGCCTGGTCAAAGAAGGCAACCGCTTTGTCGTGCTGTCCGACATTTTGGGTGATGAAGATCACCTCGGCGACATGGACTTCAAAGTGGCCGGTTCCGAAGCCGGTATTACGGCGCTGCAGATGGACATCAAGATCGATGGCATCACCCGCGAAATCATGGAAGTGGCGCTGCATCAGGCAAAAGCCGGTCGCTTGCACATCCTGAGCGTCATGAATGAGGCGATTAACACCGCCCGTCCAGACATTTCCGAGTTTGCGCCGCGCATCCACACGATGAAAATCGATCCGGAAAAAATCCGCGAAGTCATCGGGAAAGGCGGCACGGTCATTCGCAGCATCACCGAAGAAACTGGCACCTCGATCGAAATCCAGGACGACGGCACGATTCGCATCGCCGCTGTTTCCGGTGACCAGGCGAAAGCCGCGATTGAGCGCATCAAATCGATTACCGCCGAAATCGAAGAAGGTCAGGTATTCGAAGGCACCGTTGTCCGTTTGGCCGACTTCGGTGCGTTTGTAAACATTGCTCCGGGCAAAGATGGTCTGGTTCACATTTCGCAAATCACCAACCAGCGCGTCGAGAAGGTCGGCGATTACCTGAAAGAAGGTCAGGTCGTCAAAGTCAAAGTGCTGGAAGTCGACAAGCAAGGCCGTATTCGCCTGTCGATGAAGGCGCTGATGGAAGAAGGCAACGCCTAA
- a CDS encoding MJ1255/VC2487 family glycosyltransferase, with the protein MMRLLYGVQGTGNGHLTRARAMLPALRDCGFEVDVLVSGRDRLALFGTESFGDFQWRQGMSFVMEKGHIAPLKTLVNLQLKRFFRDVSALSLAQYDLVVTDFEPVTAWAAMRQRVRCVGLGHQYAFRHRIPTKGINIPSRLTMRYFAPVDQPIGLHWHHFGEPILPPILEAFSAPVEVRDNHFLVYLPFEDTADLLALLKPFSQCHFDLYAGVSQREQHGNVTVHPFSREGFAQHLLHCEGVITGAGFELPSEAIVLGKKLLVRPLQAQLEQESNAKALQLLQRADVMHRLEPEAVARLLAQPASTPVVYPNVAQKVARWLSAASPQPVAELARECWQQTQGIELMAKHLPAPQTIIAAAQRG; encoded by the coding sequence ATGATGCGGCTGTTATATGGGGTGCAAGGCACCGGCAACGGCCACCTGACCCGGGCCCGGGCCATGCTGCCGGCGCTGCGTGACTGCGGCTTTGAGGTCGATGTGCTGGTCAGTGGTCGTGATCGTCTGGCGCTGTTTGGTACCGAAAGCTTTGGCGATTTCCAGTGGCGCCAGGGCATGTCGTTTGTCATGGAAAAAGGCCATATCGCGCCACTGAAAACGCTGGTCAATCTGCAACTAAAACGTTTTTTCCGTGATGTCAGTGCGTTGTCACTGGCGCAGTACGATCTGGTTGTCACCGACTTTGAACCGGTGACCGCCTGGGCCGCCATGCGTCAACGCGTGCGCTGCGTCGGACTTGGTCATCAGTATGCGTTCCGGCACCGGATTCCGACCAAGGGCATCAATATTCCCTCGCGTTTGACGATGCGTTACTTCGCCCCGGTCGATCAGCCTATCGGCTTGCACTGGCATCATTTCGGCGAGCCGATTCTGCCGCCGATACTGGAAGCCTTCAGCGCACCGGTTGAGGTGCGCGACAACCATTTTCTGGTGTATTTGCCGTTCGAAGATACGGCCGATTTGCTGGCATTGTTGAAACCGTTCAGCCAATGTCATTTCGACTTGTATGCCGGCGTCAGCCAGCGCGAGCAGCACGGCAATGTTACGGTGCATCCGTTTTCGCGCGAAGGCTTTGCCCAACATCTGTTGCACTGTGAAGGGGTGATCACAGGCGCAGGCTTTGAGTTGCCGTCAGAAGCCATTGTGCTCGGTAAAAAGTTGTTGGTACGGCCACTGCAAGCGCAACTGGAACAGGAAAGCAACGCCAAAGCGCTGCAACTTTTGCAGCGCGCCGACGTCATGCATCGGCTGGAGCCGGAAGCGGTGGCACGCCTGTTGGCGCAACCGGCATCGACGCCGGTGGTGTATCCGAACGTCGCACAAAAGGTGGCACGCTGGTTAAGCGCCGCTTCGCCACAACCGGTCGCCGAGCTGGCGCGAGAATGCTGGCAACAAACGCAAGGAATCGAATTGATGGCTAAGCATTTGCCGGCACCACAAACGATTATTGCGGCTGCCCAACGCGGATAA
- the rpsO gene encoding 30S ribosomal protein S15, with the protein MSLSLEQKNQIIADFGRGKNDTGSPEVQVALLTARINDLQNHFQAHAKDHHSRRGLLRLVSQRRVLLDYLKGKSQERYSALIERLGLRR; encoded by the coding sequence ATGTCACTAAGCCTTGAGCAGAAAAACCAGATCATCGCCGACTTCGGTCGCGGCAAGAACGACACCGGTTCGCCGGAAGTCCAGGTCGCCCTGCTGACCGCCCGCATCAACGATCTGCAGAACCATTTCCAGGCCCATGCCAAAGACCACCACAGCCGTCGCGGTCTGTTGCGTCTGGTCAGCCAGCGTCGCGTACTGCTGGACTACCTGAAAGGCAAGAGCCAAGAGCGTTACAGCGCGCTGATCGAGCGTCTGGGTCTGCGTCGTTAA
- the rimP gene encoding ribosome maturation factor RimP, with amino-acid sequence MADKSALIAMLKPAVEAAGMEFWGLELMVSQRHALLRVFIEHEDGVTVDDCARVSHQISGVLDVEDPISTEYRLEVSSPGWDRPLFTEDQFARFVGGKIKFKTILPVQGRRNFTGTLEAVQDGTITLALDAETRVNISLSQIDKAHVVPDVQAELSKKR; translated from the coding sequence ATGGCGGATAAATCCGCACTGATCGCAATGTTGAAACCGGCTGTTGAAGCCGCTGGCATGGAGTTCTGGGGCCTGGAATTGATGGTCTCGCAACGCCATGCCTTGTTGCGTGTGTTTATCGAACACGAAGACGGTGTCACCGTTGATGATTGCGCGCGCGTCAGTCACCAGATTTCCGGTGTGCTCGATGTCGAAGACCCGATCAGCACCGAATACCGGCTGGAGGTGTCATCGCCAGGTTGGGATCGGCCGCTATTTACCGAAGATCAGTTTGCCCGCTTTGTCGGCGGCAAAATCAAATTCAAAACCATTTTACCGGTGCAGGGGCGTCGCAACTTCACTGGCACGCTGGAAGCCGTTCAGGACGGCACCATTACATTGGCATTAGATGCTGAGACACGTGTGAACATTTCGCTCAGTCAAATCGACAAGGCGCATGTGGTCCCCGATGTGCAAGCAGAATTAAGCAAGAAACGGTAA
- a CDS encoding UPF0158 family protein: MNTFQRLMVSRAEFLQAFRDQQPDNEWWLDRQTGELIFISPDVAAEEEHELDVEALKRSEPQRLLAIVPVSSRQAYRLMQQFVEQLDDQHAATVLSEAIKQKRAFFQFQDRLHDFPGLREQWLAAEQQGMSELAEQWLKQQGIAVDWQP; the protein is encoded by the coding sequence ATGAACACGTTTCAACGCTTAATGGTGTCCCGCGCGGAATTTTTGCAGGCGTTCCGCGACCAACAGCCCGACAACGAATGGTGGCTTGACCGGCAAACGGGAGAACTGATTTTTATCAGCCCGGACGTGGCGGCAGAAGAAGAGCACGAACTGGATGTCGAAGCGCTGAAGCGTAGTGAACCGCAACGGCTGCTGGCGATTGTTCCGGTATCGTCACGTCAGGCCTATCGCCTGATGCAACAGTTTGTCGAACAGCTTGATGATCAGCATGCTGCGACAGTACTGAGCGAGGCGATCAAACAGAAGCGGGCATTTTTTCAGTTTCAGGATCGGTTGCACGACTTTCCCGGCTTGCGGGAACAGTGGTTGGCAGCGGAACAACAGGGAATGAGTGAACTGGCCGAACAGTGGTTGAAGCAACAGGGGATTGCCGTTGACTGGCAGCCGTGA
- a CDS encoding diacylglycerol kinase: protein MAKPGKTGFVRLFDAFGYSMKGFKAAWQNEAAFRQEAVLALVLIPLAFIIAENPLELAALVAGVLLVIITELLNSAIESVVDRTGHEHHELSGRAKDMGSAAVLISLLVCAVLWGAVLWRYV, encoded by the coding sequence ATGGCAAAACCAGGAAAGACCGGATTCGTACGTCTGTTTGACGCTTTCGGCTATTCAATGAAAGGCTTCAAAGCGGCCTGGCAGAATGAAGCGGCGTTCCGTCAGGAAGCGGTACTGGCGCTGGTGTTGATTCCACTGGCATTCATCATTGCCGAGAACCCGCTGGAGTTAGCGGCATTAGTGGCTGGTGTGCTGCTGGTCATCATTACCGAGCTGCTGAACAGCGCGATCGAGTCGGTCGTCGACCGTACCGGCCATGAACATCATGAGCTGTCAGGTCGAGCCAAAGACATGGGCTCGGCAGCAGTGTTGATCAGTTTGTTGGTCTGTGCCGTGCTCTGGGGCGCCGTGTTATGGCGCTATGTTTGA
- the nusA gene encoding transcription termination factor NusA — MNKEILMVVETVSNEKDVNPETIFEALEAAIATATKKKQHLDIDVRVKIDRKSGDYDTFRRWEIVADDEPMEFPLKQITLSAAQEMEPGVELGGYIEEPMESIDFGRIAAQTAKQVIVQKVREAERAKILGAFYHRVGELITGVVKKTVRDGIILDLGNNAEAIIPREELMMRETFRPGDRVRAYLFAAKPDARGPQLFMSRTRPEMLIELFRIEVPEIAEGVIEIKGAARDPGSRAKIAVHSKDRRIDPQGACIGMRGSRVQAVSNELGGERIDIVLYDDNPAQFVINSMQPAEIGSIVVDEDRHAMDVAVADDQLAQAIGARGQNVRLASQLTGWTLNVMTQADAEAKQAKESESVLSLFVEELGVDEELATVLIQEGFSSLEEVAYVPLAEMLEIEGFDEDLVNELRNRAKDALLNRAIAKEEKLAKNEPAEDLLNMDGMDTHLAYVLASKGICTMEDLAEQGTDDLVGIEGLTEEKAAQLIMTARAPWFADEQ; from the coding sequence ATGAATAAAGAAATTCTCATGGTGGTGGAAACGGTTTCCAACGAAAAAGACGTGAATCCGGAAACCATTTTCGAAGCGTTGGAAGCAGCGATCGCCACGGCCACGAAGAAAAAGCAGCATCTCGATATCGATGTGCGGGTAAAAATCGATCGCAAATCCGGCGACTACGATACTTTCCGCCGTTGGGAAATCGTCGCGGATGATGAGCCGATGGAATTTCCGTTGAAGCAAATCACCTTGTCGGCTGCGCAGGAAATGGAACCGGGTGTTGAACTCGGTGGTTACATTGAAGAACCGATGGAGTCGATTGATTTCGGTCGTATCGCTGCGCAAACCGCCAAGCAAGTTATTGTGCAGAAAGTGCGCGAAGCCGAGCGGGCGAAAATTCTCGGTGCGTTCTATCACCGTGTTGGCGAGCTGATCACCGGCGTCGTCAAGAAAACCGTGCGCGACGGCATCATTCTCGATTTGGGCAACAACGCCGAAGCGATTATTCCGCGCGAAGAACTGATGATGCGCGAAACCTTCCGTCCTGGTGATCGCGTTCGTGCTTATTTGTTTGCTGCCAAGCCGGATGCCCGTGGTCCGCAACTGTTCATGAGCCGCACCCGTCCGGAAATGCTGATCGAATTGTTCCGCATTGAAGTGCCGGAAATTGCCGAAGGCGTCATTGAAATCAAGGGCGCTGCCCGCGACCCGGGTTCACGCGCGAAAATCGCCGTGCACTCGAAAGATCGCCGCATCGATCCGCAGGGCGCCTGTATCGGTATGCGCGGTTCGCGTGTGCAGGCCGTTTCCAATGAGTTGGGTGGTGAGCGTATCGATATCGTGCTGTACGACGACAACCCGGCGCAGTTTGTCATCAACTCGATGCAACCGGCCGAAATCGGTTCCATCGTTGTCGATGAAGATCGTCACGCGATGGATGTTGCCGTTGCCGACGATCAATTAGCGCAAGCCATCGGTGCTCGCGGTCAGAACGTACGCTTGGCGTCGCAACTGACCGGTTGGACCTTGAACGTCATGACTCAGGCGGATGCCGAAGCGAAACAAGCGAAAGAAAGCGAATCGGTGTTGAGTTTGTTTGTTGAAGAACTCGGTGTCGACGAAGAGCTGGCTACGGTGCTGATTCAGGAAGGTTTCTCCAGCCTCGAAGAAGTGGCCTACGTACCGCTGGCCGAGATGCTGGAAATCGAAGGTTTCGATGAAGATCTGGTCAACGAACTGCGCAACCGCGCCAAAGATGCGTTGCTCAATCGCGCCATCGCCAAAGAAGAAAAATTGGCGAAGAACGAGCCGGCCGAGGATTTATTGAACATGGACGGCATGGATACGCATTTGGCGTACGTGCTGGCCAGCAAAGGCATCTGCACAATGGAAGATCTGGCTGAACAAGGCACCGATGATTTAGTCGGTATCGAAGGCCTGACCGAAGAAAAAGCCGCTCAACTGATCATGACCGCTCGCGCGCCATGGTTTGCCGATGAGCAATAA
- a CDS encoding peroxiredoxin, translating into MRFLFAAAVLLFSPLMFAANLVGVAAPEFSLPDQSNEVRTLNDFKGKWLVLYFYPKDNTPGCTTEAKNFSRDYDKFKALNAEIVGVSLDDVESHQDFAKTIGIPFPLLADTEEKAAKAYDVLGGMGPIKYTKRQTFVINPEGFVVKHYESVNADEHSAQVLTDLQAM; encoded by the coding sequence ATGCGTTTCCTGTTTGCCGCCGCTGTATTATTGTTTTCGCCACTGATGTTCGCCGCCAATCTGGTTGGCGTTGCGGCGCCCGAGTTTTCGCTACCCGACCAAAGCAATGAAGTTCGCACCTTGAACGACTTCAAGGGCAAATGGCTGGTGTTGTACTTCTACCCGAAAGACAACACGCCCGGTTGCACCACCGAAGCGAAAAATTTTTCCCGCGATTACGACAAGTTCAAGGCCTTGAATGCGGAAATTGTTGGCGTCAGCCTTGATGACGTCGAATCACATCAGGATTTTGCCAAGACCATCGGCATCCCGTTCCCGTTGCTCGCTGACACCGAAGAAAAAGCCGCGAAAGCCTATGACGTGCTGGGAGGTATGGGACCGATCAAATACACCAAACGCCAAACCTTTGTGATCAATCCGGAAGGCTTTGTCGTCAAACACTACGAATCGGTCAACGCCGATGAACACAGTGCTCAGGTACTTACGGATTTGCAGGCAATGTAA
- the infB gene encoding translation initiation factor IF-2, with the protein MSELTVAQLAENVGTPVEKLLEQLSAAGIKVKGPKSLVNETQKQELLNYLRRSHGEETGGPQRITLQRKQLSTLKVSSGSGTKSVQVEVRKKRTFVKRTPEELAALEAASKEQEESATTDVAPVIEAAEEVVEAPPPPPALHKPADTPAPAAIAKPEPKPEPAKAGEAPKRDLEEIRREAELEARAKAEEEARRREEEARRKAEEAKTEAAKKAKGKPAVKAPLKQLAKEDEDRRSHKSAGHTHKEGARRRSELDERTFKKGRMPGLGEDDEFVRGGGGRRKKRATPQSMQQQFSKPTAPVVREVAIPETITVNELAQKMAVKVADLIKALMKMGMMATINQVLDQDTAILVVEELGHTAKPMSENALETELLAEMKGGELEQLPRAPVVTIMGHVDHGKTSLLDYIRRTKVAAGEAGGITQHIGAYHVETPRGVITFLDTPGHAAFTAMRARGAQATDIVVLVCAADDGVMPQTIEAIQHARAAEVPIVVAVTKVDKPTADRDKVRTELSQHNVISEDWGGDTQFAYVSAKSGEGVDELLEKILLQSEVLELTANVEGPARGVVVEARLDKGRGPVATVLVQAGTLRKGDILLCGTQYGRVRQLLDETGKPTDEAGPSIPVEVLGLDGVPTAGDEATVVADERKAREVALFRQGKIRDVRLSKQKTRLEDMFANLQEGNVSTLNLVVKADVNGSVEALSESLTKLSTGEIQVKVIASGVGAITESDANLAAASDAIIVGFNVRADASARKVLEANGVDVRYHNIIYDVIDEVKQAMSGMLSPERKQKIVGLAEVRDVFRHPKFGAIAGCMVTEGFVKRSNPIRVLRDNVVIFEGELDSLRRFKDDVSEVRAGMECGIGVKNYNDVRVGDQIEVFEIVEVARTI; encoded by the coding sequence ATGTCCGAACTCACCGTTGCGCAATTGGCCGAAAACGTCGGCACGCCGGTCGAGAAGCTGTTGGAGCAGCTTAGCGCGGCCGGCATTAAGGTCAAAGGACCGAAAAGCCTGGTGAATGAAACCCAGAAGCAGGAATTGCTCAATTATTTGCGTCGCAGCCACGGCGAAGAAACCGGCGGCCCGCAGCGCATTACCTTGCAGCGTAAACAGCTGTCGACGCTGAAAGTGTCGTCCGGCTCCGGCACCAAGAGTGTGCAGGTGGAAGTGCGTAAGAAGCGCACCTTCGTCAAACGCACGCCGGAAGAGCTGGCGGCATTGGAAGCGGCATCGAAAGAACAGGAAGAGTCCGCGACAACTGATGTTGCACCGGTGATCGAAGCCGCCGAGGAAGTGGTTGAGGCACCACCGCCGCCACCAGCATTGCACAAACCTGCTGACACGCCAGCCCCGGCGGCCATTGCCAAGCCCGAACCGAAGCCTGAGCCGGCGAAAGCGGGCGAAGCACCGAAGCGTGACCTGGAAGAAATTCGTCGCGAAGCCGAGCTGGAAGCGCGGGCCAAAGCCGAAGAAGAAGCGCGTCGTCGCGAAGAAGAGGCACGCCGCAAAGCGGAAGAAGCGAAAACCGAAGCCGCCAAGAAAGCCAAAGGCAAACCAGCGGTAAAAGCGCCGCTGAAACAGCTGGCGAAAGAAGACGAAGATCGCCGTTCGCACAAATCGGCGGGCCATACTCATAAAGAAGGCGCGCGTCGTCGTTCTGAACTCGACGAGCGCACCTTCAAGAAAGGCCGCATGCCAGGTCTCGGTGAGGACGATGAATTCGTTCGCGGTGGCGGAGGTCGTCGCAAAAAGCGTGCGACGCCACAATCGATGCAGCAACAGTTCTCGAAACCAACCGCTCCGGTGGTTCGCGAAGTCGCGATTCCGGAAACGATTACGGTTAACGAGCTGGCGCAGAAAATGGCCGTCAAGGTCGCCGATCTGATCAAAGCGTTGATGAAGATGGGCATGATGGCCACGATCAACCAAGTGCTGGATCAGGACACGGCCATTCTGGTCGTCGAAGAACTGGGCCACACCGCCAAGCCGATGAGCGAAAACGCGCTGGAAACCGAACTGCTCGCCGAAATGAAAGGCGGCGAACTGGAGCAGTTACCGCGTGCGCCGGTGGTAACCATCATGGGTCACGTTGACCACGGTAAAACCTCGTTGCTCGACTACATTCGCCGCACCAAAGTCGCGGCCGGTGAAGCCGGTGGCATTACCCAGCATATCGGCGCGTACCACGTTGAAACGCCGCGCGGTGTCATTACTTTCCTCGACACCCCTGGCCACGCCGCGTTCACCGCGATGCGTGCTCGTGGTGCTCAGGCCACCGACATCGTCGTGCTGGTCTGTGCGGCCGACGACGGCGTCATGCCACAAACCATCGAAGCGATTCAGCATGCCCGCGCCGCGGAAGTGCCAATCGTTGTCGCCGTAACAAAAGTCGATAAACCGACTGCCGATCGCGACAAAGTGCGCACCGAGTTGTCGCAGCACAACGTCATTTCCGAAGACTGGGGCGGCGACACGCAGTTCGCGTACGTCTCGGCCAAATCCGGTGAAGGCGTTGACGAATTGCTGGAAAAAATTCTGCTGCAGTCGGAAGTGTTGGAATTGACTGCCAACGTCGAAGGCCCGGCCCGCGGCGTCGTCGTCGAAGCCCGTCTCGACAAAGGTCGTGGTCCGGTTGCCACCGTGCTGGTGCAAGCCGGCACGCTGCGTAAAGGCGATATTCTGCTGTGCGGTACGCAATATGGCCGCGTTCGTCAGTTGCTCGATGAAACCGGCAAACCGACTGATGAAGCCGGCCCGTCGATTCCAGTCGAAGTACTGGGTCTTGATGGTGTGCCGACTGCCGGTGATGAAGCGACGGTTGTGGCCGATGAGCGTAAAGCGCGCGAAGTGGCGCTGTTCCGTCAGGGCAAGATCCGCGATGTTCGTCTGTCGAAACAGAAGACGCGTTTGGAAGACATGTTCGCCAACCTGCAGGAAGGCAATGTCTCGACGCTGAACCTGGTCGTCAAAGCCGACGTCAACGGTTCGGTCGAAGCCTTAAGCGAATCGCTGACCAAATTGTCGACCGGCGAAATTCAGGTCAAGGTCATCGCTTCCGGCGTTGGCGCGATTACCGAATCGGACGCCAACCTGGCGGCCGCTTCCGACGCGATCATCGTTGGCTTCAACGTGCGTGCCGATGCCTCAGCGCGCAAAGTGCTGGAAGCCAACGGCGTCGACGTTCGTTACCACAACATCATTTACGATGTGATCGACGAAGTGAAGCAAGCGATGTCCGGCATGTTGTCGCCGGAACGCAAACAGAAAATCGTTGGTCTGGCCGAAGTGCGCGACGTGTTCCGTCATCCAAAGTTCGGCGCCATCGCCGGCTGTATGGTCACCGAAGGTTTCGTCAAGCGTTCGAACCCGATCCGCGTGCTGCGTGACAACGTCGTGATTTTCGAAGGCGAGCTCGACAGCTTGCGTCGCTTCAAAGACGACGTCAGCGAAGTGCGTGCCGGCATGGAATGCGGTATCGGCGTCAAGAACTACAACGATGTGCGCGTAGGCGAC
- a CDS encoding phosphatase PAP2 family protein, with the protein MKRLSLLTLHDADTRLYRWCASRKHRDGLARTAYWVSKTGDGPIYAVIAILLAFFEPEHGLSLLQAGLFAYAIEVPAYIGLKKHIKRERPFVRLNSWHYIVPSDDKSAGLPICAAKLVKLLYRDVQDEFSFPSGHTAAAMVWAVLIATFYPAFLALVLVWALMVGASRVLLGVHYPGDILAGLVLGISSAYLGLNLASWFWG; encoded by the coding sequence ATGAAAAGACTCTCGCTGCTGACATTGCATGACGCCGATACCCGCTTGTATCGCTGGTGCGCCAGCCGCAAGCACCGGGACGGGCTGGCACGCACCGCTTACTGGGTATCGAAAACCGGTGACGGCCCGATTTACGCGGTCATCGCGATTCTGCTGGCATTTTTTGAGCCGGAGCACGGGCTGAGCCTGCTGCAGGCTGGTTTGTTTGCCTATGCCATCGAAGTACCGGCTTATATCGGGCTGAAAAAGCACATCAAGCGTGAGCGGCCATTTGTGCGCCTGAACAGCTGGCACTACATCGTGCCTTCCGACGACAAATCGGCAGGATTGCCGATTTGCGCAGCGAAGCTGGTGAAACTCCTGTACAGGGATGTACAGGACGAATTCAGCTTTCCTTCCGGTCACACCGCCGCGGCGATGGTCTGGGCCGTTTTGATTGCGACCTTCTACCCGGCGTTTTTGGCACTGGTGTTGGTCTGGGCTCTGATGGTTGGCGCTTCCCGGGTGCTGCTCGGCGTGCATTATCCCGGCGACATTCTGGCCGGCCTGGTGCTCGGCATCAGTAGTGCTTATCTCGGCCTGAATCTGGCCTCCTGGTTTTGGGGCTGA